A portion of the Rhinolophus sinicus isolate RSC01 linkage group LG03, ASM3656204v1, whole genome shotgun sequence genome contains these proteins:
- the LOC109445593 gene encoding survival motor neuron protein isoform X1 — MATGGGGGGGGVPEQEDSVLFRRGTGQSDDSDIWDDTALIKAYDKAVASFKHALKNGHISETSDKPKSTPKRKPAKKNKSQKKNTTTPLKQWKVGDKCSAVWSEDGCIYPATIASIDFKRETCVVVYTGYGNREEQNLFDLLSPTSEVANNTEQSAQENENESQISTDESENSSRSPGNKPNNIKSKAAPWNSFLPPPPPMPGSGLGPGKPGLKFNGPPPPPPPPPPPFLSCWLPPFPSGPPIIPPPPPICPDSLDDADALGSMLISWYMSGYHTGYYMGFKQNQKEGRCSHFN, encoded by the exons ATGGCGACGGGGGGAGGAGGCGGCGGTGGCGGTGTTCCGGAGCAGGAGGACTCGGTGCTGTTCCGACGCGGCACAGGCCAG AGTGATGATTCTGACATTTGGGATGATACAGCATTGATAAAAGCTTACGATAAAGCTGTGGCTTCGTTTAAG CATGCTCTAAAGAATGGTCACATTTCTGAAACATCAGATAAACCAAAAAGTACACCTAAAAGAAAACCTGCTAAGaagaataaaagccaaaaaaagaatACCACAACTCCCTTGAAGCAG tggaaAGTTGGTGACAAATGTTCTGCCGTTTGGTCAGAAGATGGATGCATTTACCCAGCTACCATTGCTTCAATTGATTTTAAGAGAGAAACCTGTGTTGTGGTTTACACTGGATATGGAAATAGAGAGGAGCAAAATCTGTTCGATCTACTTTCCCCAACATCTGAAGTAGCTAATAATACAGAACAGAGTGCTCAGGAG aatgaaaatgaaagtcaaaTTTCAACAGATGAAAGTGAGAATTCTTCCAGGTCTCCTGGAAATAAACCAAATAATATCAAGTCAAAAGCTGCTCCATGGAACTCTTTTCTCCCTCCACCACCCCCCATGCCAGGATCAGGACTGGGACCAGGAAAG CCAGGTCTAAAATTCAAtggcccaccaccaccaccaccaccaccaccaccacctttccTATCATGCTGGTTGCCTCCGTTTCCTTCTGGACCACCA ATAATTCCCCCACCACCTCCCATATGTCCAGATTCTCTTGATGATGCTGATGCTTTGGGAAGCATGTTAATCTCTTGGTACATGAGTGGCTATCATACTGGTTACTATATG ggtttcaaacaaaatcagaaagaaggaagatgCTCACATTTTAATTAA
- the LOC109445593 gene encoding survival motor neuron protein isoform X3 codes for MATGGGGGGGGVPEQEDSVLFRRGTGQHALKNGHISETSDKPKSTPKRKPAKKNKSQKKNTTTPLKQWKVGDKCSAVWSEDGCIYPATIASIDFKRETCVVVYTGYGNREEQNLFDLLSPTSEVANNTEQSAQENENESQISTDESENSSRSPGNKPNNIKSKAAPWNSFLPPPPPMPGSGLGPGKPGLKFNGPPPPPPPPPPPFLSCWLPPFPSGPPIIPPPPPICPDSLDDADALGSMLISWYMSGYHTGYYMGFKQNQKEGRCSHFN; via the exons ATGGCGACGGGGGGAGGAGGCGGCGGTGGCGGTGTTCCGGAGCAGGAGGACTCGGTGCTGTTCCGACGCGGCACAGGCCAG CATGCTCTAAAGAATGGTCACATTTCTGAAACATCAGATAAACCAAAAAGTACACCTAAAAGAAAACCTGCTAAGaagaataaaagccaaaaaaagaatACCACAACTCCCTTGAAGCAG tggaaAGTTGGTGACAAATGTTCTGCCGTTTGGTCAGAAGATGGATGCATTTACCCAGCTACCATTGCTTCAATTGATTTTAAGAGAGAAACCTGTGTTGTGGTTTACACTGGATATGGAAATAGAGAGGAGCAAAATCTGTTCGATCTACTTTCCCCAACATCTGAAGTAGCTAATAATACAGAACAGAGTGCTCAGGAG aatgaaaatgaaagtcaaaTTTCAACAGATGAAAGTGAGAATTCTTCCAGGTCTCCTGGAAATAAACCAAATAATATCAAGTCAAAAGCTGCTCCATGGAACTCTTTTCTCCCTCCACCACCCCCCATGCCAGGATCAGGACTGGGACCAGGAAAG CCAGGTCTAAAATTCAAtggcccaccaccaccaccaccaccaccaccaccacctttccTATCATGCTGGTTGCCTCCGTTTCCTTCTGGACCACCA ATAATTCCCCCACCACCTCCCATATGTCCAGATTCTCTTGATGATGCTGATGCTTTGGGAAGCATGTTAATCTCTTGGTACATGAGTGGCTATCATACTGGTTACTATATG ggtttcaaacaaaatcagaaagaaggaagatgCTCACATTTTAATTAA
- the LOC109445593 gene encoding survival motor neuron protein isoform X2 — MEKLMMQERELLKPVLEKSDDSDIWDDTALIKAYDKAVASFKHALKNGHISETSDKPKSTPKRKPAKKNKSQKKNTTTPLKQWKVGDKCSAVWSEDGCIYPATIASIDFKRETCVVVYTGYGNREEQNLFDLLSPTSEVANNTEQSAQENENESQISTDESENSSRSPGNKPNNIKSKAAPWNSFLPPPPPMPGSGLGPGKPGLKFNGPPPPPPPPPPPFLSCWLPPFPSGPPIIPPPPPICPDSLDDADALGSMLISWYMSGYHTGYYMGFKQNQKEGRCSHFN, encoded by the exons ATGGAAAAATTGATGATGCAGGAGAGAGAATTGCTGAAGCCTGTTCTAGAGAAG AGTGATGATTCTGACATTTGGGATGATACAGCATTGATAAAAGCTTACGATAAAGCTGTGGCTTCGTTTAAG CATGCTCTAAAGAATGGTCACATTTCTGAAACATCAGATAAACCAAAAAGTACACCTAAAAGAAAACCTGCTAAGaagaataaaagccaaaaaaagaatACCACAACTCCCTTGAAGCAG tggaaAGTTGGTGACAAATGTTCTGCCGTTTGGTCAGAAGATGGATGCATTTACCCAGCTACCATTGCTTCAATTGATTTTAAGAGAGAAACCTGTGTTGTGGTTTACACTGGATATGGAAATAGAGAGGAGCAAAATCTGTTCGATCTACTTTCCCCAACATCTGAAGTAGCTAATAATACAGAACAGAGTGCTCAGGAG aatgaaaatgaaagtcaaaTTTCAACAGATGAAAGTGAGAATTCTTCCAGGTCTCCTGGAAATAAACCAAATAATATCAAGTCAAAAGCTGCTCCATGGAACTCTTTTCTCCCTCCACCACCCCCCATGCCAGGATCAGGACTGGGACCAGGAAAG CCAGGTCTAAAATTCAAtggcccaccaccaccaccaccaccaccaccaccacctttccTATCATGCTGGTTGCCTCCGTTTCCTTCTGGACCACCA ATAATTCCCCCACCACCTCCCATATGTCCAGATTCTCTTGATGATGCTGATGCTTTGGGAAGCATGTTAATCTCTTGGTACATGAGTGGCTATCATACTGGTTACTATATG ggtttcaaacaaaatcagaaagaaggaagatgCTCACATTTTAATTAA